The window ATCGCTGGCTAAGCCGCCGGTCGAGGCGACAGTCGATGGTCTCGAGTTCGGGAGTAGACATTCAGGCCGTTTGGTTAATCGAGGGGCGCACCTGTGCTTATGGTGATGGTCTGATCCCCTTCACATCTTCCACATGCGCGCGCAGTACTTCTCCAACACTCCAGGCTTGAGCAATGCACCCGCACGGCCTCTGCGGTGCATCGCCATCGAAGATCTCTGAGATTTGTCCCAGTCCGCCATCGGACAGGTGTTCCTGAAGAGGCTTGAGCCACTCT of the Acidobacteriota bacterium genome contains:
- a CDS encoding glycogen debranching protein, with translation GLRSLSPSDPQYRGRYTGGPAERDAAYHQGTVWPWLMGPFITAYVKVNGGSTEARSQAAEWLKPLQEHLSDGGLGQISEIFDGDAPQRPCGCIAQAWSVGEVLRAHVEDVKGIRPSP